A stretch of Henckelia pumila isolate YLH828 chromosome 4, ASM3356847v2, whole genome shotgun sequence DNA encodes these proteins:
- the LOC140867460 gene encoding uncharacterized protein, with the protein MACYVPFNDRNLDISLFTLRPTVVFVDELVEALKQISSYTESLGCVHSSIFRSIHGNLIIWYGAWMKRSSENKQLLSAALLSMLTNNHVSTMAMLVEHSFFNAYTGESRDGSPAAKFFTGDIVSLSSASSLSAGNDSSANWASYESMAMFKELFGKKMNGASSGVCLKSQAHPRIVCLFVWKSLQQCYSYILDSDYRKQLAILPNLEGFAQLDVKYDVFKVVYVSGDDVLNNIDR; encoded by the exons ATGGCTTGTTACGTTCCCTTTAATGATAGGAATTTGGATATAAGTTTATTTACATTGAGACCAACAGTGGTATTTGTTGATGAACTTGTGGAAGCTTTGAAGCAGATTTCTTCTTACACTGAAAGCCTTGGATGTGTTCACAGTTCCATCTTCAGAAGTATTCATGGAAATCTG ATAATATGGTATGGGGCATGGATGAAGAGATCTAGTGAAAACAAGCAATTGTTGAGTGCTGCTCTC CTTTCCATGTTAACAAACAATCATGTGTCGACCATGGCAATGCTGGTGGAACATAGCTTCTTCAACGCATACACGGGCGAATCACGAGACGGGTCCCCCGCCGCAAAATTCTTCACCGGAGACATTGTTTCACTCAGCTCCGCCTCCTCCCTTTCAGCCGGCAACGATTCCAGCGCAAACTGGGCTTCATATGAATCAATGGCCATGTTCAAAGAGCTTTTTGGGAAGAAGATGAATGGAGCAAGTAGTGGGGTGTGCTTGAAATCTCAGGCGCACCCGAGAATAGTGTGCCTCTTTGTGTGGAAGTCGCTTCAGCAATGTTATTCTTACATTCTGGACTCGGATTACAGAAAGCAGCTGGCTATTCTGCCTAACCTGGAGGGGTTCGCCCAGCTTGATGTCAAGTACGATGTATTTAAGGTTGTTTACGTAAGTGGGGACGATGTTTTGAATAATATTGATCGGTGA